The Solanum lycopersicum chromosome 6, SLM_r2.1 genome has a window encoding:
- the LOC101251098 gene encoding uncharacterized protein — MLLLFIVFVLGAVTVIAIEAVCVVYLIRWLNRRLAREVDKAKPDGSLSSTEDFDFSLYLKQGTVWVLESERIPKALPVDKAVTQQKSKKEVLEVTPTQKFAQIKDHHLVFTESDGSHVEIPLKGCIIAAVSASSLSTRKWAKRYPIKIECRASTSCEGSRILYIYLETCWEKEAWCKSLRLASCEDQVKLTWFAKLNIEFQNYLTSLNAGYPSFMKPYSSVSPDLGDKSSKFDGSSSKVRQFLKKLGKKASKSIPENKGSSISTSDHEERKISERAQSLQDLSFAGGGIKLAPTRKPLDFSTKDVAVPSSTSTSSGLGSRSQTSVTSDADSDERIFGDEGTLCWNLLISRLFFDAKRNDQMKTSLQARIQRTLSNIRIPSYIGEVTCTSVNIGNLPPYIRAMRVLPSDMNEFWAFEIDLQYSGDAILEVETRVAVQDLDLPEGDEPETESGAIHDVKYDLLEGVEQFGKQKHSEVNVDKMDQAKEDGMRSSNSTPNVLPQVSKWKSIFNSVAKQVSQVSLSLGIRIASIQGTMRLYIKPPPSDQIWFGFTSMPDIDIHLDSSVGEHKISSGHLSLFLINRFKGAIRETLVLPNCESVSIPFMLAEKDDWVPRQVAPFLWLNREGAGNNANRQEASSSQPADATRVTEVDKGGTNGNSESKTEIPGKTGWSTQQSKSLDPHALLSVPTHSPETGSTSSNGGSNQAKTKKLGWSALQSKSLDHASLSVPIAQPGTNNQPLEELGAPLLKHEEQQEGHLESTAENIECKSPSRQLLLLEKNQITGEDDSKCTRLGRRARMLGLGKKMGEKLEERARHIEEKGRNLVERMRGQQ, encoded by the exons ATGTTGCTGCTATTTATAGTGTTTGTTCTGGGAGCTGTAACGGTTATTGCAATTGAAGCTGTGTGCGTGGTGTATTTGATACGCTGGTTGAACCGTAGACTTGCTCGTGAAGTAGATAAAGCAAAACCGGACGGGTCGCTATCGTCTACTGAGGATTTCGATTTCTCGTTGTACCTGAAACAG GGGACAGTCTGGGTTCTAGAATCTGAAAGAATACCAAAGGCTCTTCCAGTGGATAAAGCCGTGACGCAGCAAAAAAGCAAGAAGGAGGTCTTAGAGGTTACACCTACTCAGAAATTTGCACAAATCAAGGATCATCATCTCGTATTTACAGAGTCAGATGGTTCCCATGTAGAAATTCCACTGAAAGGTTGCATAATAGCAGCTGTTTCAGCGTCAAGCTTGTCCACTAGAAAATG GGCGAAAAGATATCCTATCAAAATAGAGTGCAGAGCATCAACTTCATGTGAAGGAAGTAGAATACTGTACATTTATCTTGAGACATGTTGGGAGAAAGAAGCATGGTGCAAATCCCTTCGTCTTGCTTCCTGCGAGGACCAAGTAAAACTTACGTGGTTTGCCAAGTTGAACATAGAGTTTCAAAATTACCTGACGTCATTAAATGCAGGTTATCCTTCATTTATGAAACCGTATTCAAGTGTTAGTCCTGATTTAGGTGATAAATCAAGTAAGTTTGATGGTTCCTCATCAAAAGTTCGGCAATTTCTGAAAAAGCTTGGCAAGAAAGCTTCTAAGAGTATTCCAGAAAACAAAGGAAGCAGCATTTCAACGTCTGATCATGAAGAAAGGAAGATAAGTGAGAGAGCTCAATCCTTACAAGACCTTTCTTTTGCTGGTGGAGGTATCAAGTTGGCTCCAACACGAAAACCTCTTGATTTTTCTACTAAGGACGTTGCAGTGCCTTCATCTACATCAACATCTTCTGGATTAGGAAGCCGGAGTCAAACGTCAGTTACTTCTGATGCGGATTCTGATGAGAGAATTTTTGGTGATGAAGGAACTCTTTGTTGGAACTTGTTGATATCCCGTTTGTTTTTTGATGCTAAAAGAAACGACCAGATGAAAACCTCTTTGCAAGCCAGGATTCAG AGAACGCTGTCAAATATACGAATTCCTAGCTACATAGGCGAAGTGACATGTACTTCTGTTAATATTGGTAACCTTCCTCCCTACATACGTGCAATGAGGGTTCTTCCCTCGGACATGAATGAGTTTTGGGCCTTCGAAATTGATCTTCAGTATTCTGGTGATGCAATCTTGGAGGTCGAGACGAGGGTAGCAGTTCAGGACCTTGATTTACCTGAAGGTGATGAACCAGAAACAGAATCCGGTGCTATTCATGATGTGAAATATGATTTACTAGAAGGGGTTGAGCAGTTTGGAAAACAAAAGCATTCTGAAGTGAACGTTGATAAGATGGACCAAGCCAAGGAAG ATGGGATGAGAAGCTCCAATAGCACTCCAAATGTGTTGCCTCAAGTTTCTAAGTGGAAGTCTATCTTTAATTCTGTTGCCAAGCAGGTCTCACAG GTATCACTCTCTCTGGGGATAAGGATCGCATCCATTCAAGGAACTATGAGGCTCTACATAAAGCCACCACCTTCAGATCAAATATGGTTCGGATTCACATCGATGCCCGATATAGATATCCACTTGGACTCTTCCGTTGGGGAGCATAAGATCTCAAGTGGGCATCTCTCTTTGTTCCTAATCAATCGGTTCAAG GGTGCTATTCGTGAAACACTGGTACTTCCAAACTGTGAAAGTGTATCCATCCCATTTATGTTAGCAGAGAAGGACGATTGGGTCCCCCGACAAGTTGCCCCATTTTTATGGCTGAATCGAGAAGGTGCAGGTAATAATGCGAACAGACAAGAAGCATCCAGCTCCCAACCTGCGGATGCAACACGAGTCACTGAAGTTGACAAGGGAGGTACCAATGGTAATTCTGAAAGCAAAACTGAAATTCCAGGAAAAACAGGATGGAGTACTCAACAAAGCAAGTCATTGGATCCACATGCATTATTATCAGTTCCTACGCATAGTCCAGAAACAGGAAGCACCTCTAGCAATGGCGGAAGCAATCAAGCGAAGACGAAAAAACTTGGATGGTCTGCCCTGCAAAGCAAATCACTGGATCATGCGTCTCTATCAGTTCCTATAGCACAGCCTGGCACAAATAACCAGCCTTTGGAAGAATTGGGAGCACCATTGTTGAAGCATGAGGAACAGCAAGAGGGTCATCTCGAAAGCACAGCGGAGAACATAGAATGCAAGTCACCTTCTCGACAACTGTTACtacttgaaaaaaatcaaattactgGAGAAGATGATTCAAAGTGTACAAGATTAGGGAGAAGGGCTAGGATGCTTGGTTTGGGGAAGAAAATGGGGGAGAAACTGGAAGAAAGGGCACGTCACATAGAAGAAAAGGGGAGAAATTTAGTTGAGAGAATGAGGGGACAACAGTGA